A window of Ranitomeya variabilis isolate aRanVar5 chromosome 2, aRanVar5.hap1, whole genome shotgun sequence contains these coding sequences:
- the LOC143803886 gene encoding uncharacterized protein LOC143803886: MWDVYLSQECVFGPGYFSYCPRIKEERDQQLMIYCIIFLPSPVFNMERLMPTNREAQKKYLPYPLDEAKPEPTSMMSEDLKEEEMKMSKEAMKFREVKELEKDEAEDTMEKKKKMMSRLQKQKKERTATQPEELRTNRHEDRRSTSSPSKQK, from the exons ATGTGG GATGTCTACCTGAGCCAGGAATGTGTCTTCGGACCTGGATACTTCTCTT ATTGTCCCAGAATAAAAGAAGAAAGAGATCAACAACTTATGATATACTGCATCATATTCCTGCCATCACCAGTCTTCAACATGGAG cgcctcatgccgaccaaCCGAGAAGCTCAGAAGAAATATCTGCCATATCCTTTGGACGAAGCAAAGCCTGAGCCAACATCAATGATGTCAGAGGACCTGAAAGAAGAGGAGATGAAGATGTCCAAGGAGGCAATGAAATTTCGGGAGGTAAAAGAGCTGGAAAAAGATGAGGCAGAAGACACCATGGAgaaaaagaagaagatgatgaGCAGGCTACAGAAGCAAAAGAAGGAAAGAACAGCAACTCAACCAGAAGAGCTCAGAACCAACCGGCACGAAGACAGAAGATCCACCAGCAGTCCATCAAAACAGaagtga